GCAACTCCCGGCTACCATCTGACATCCCTACCGGGATGAAGAAAGACAGCAAGCCGGAAGAAAAATTGCATTCGCTATCCGAACGCCAACATCAAACATTTCGCAGCCCAGGCGAACGCCCAAACGGCTCACAAGGTGAAACCCAATCATTCTTGCGTAGCGGCTTTGGAGTCGGTCGAGCCGTGGAGGTGGCTGGCATGATTTTGGTTGGTGGGTTAGGAAAGGTTCGGCCGCCTGCTAGCATTGTCGCTGAGCGTTGGATGCATCAAACGCTCCAGGGTTTGAACCCGCTTGTTCGGCCCACTCACCTTTCCATCTCCACTGTTGATCGACCATGATTCGCACGCGATTTGCCCCCAGCCCGACCGGATACTTGCACATCGGCGGCGTCCGTACCGCACTTTTCAATTGGCTGCTCGCGAAACAGGCTGGCGGGCAATTCATCCTGCGAATCGACGACACGGACGCGGGACGCAATGTCGAGGCGGCCCTGAAACCGATCCTGGACGGTTTTCGTTGGCTCGGGATGGACTGGGACGAAGGCCCCGATGTCGGCGGCCCCCACGGTCCCTACTTCCAATCACAGCGAGGCGATTTGTACCGAGCCGCGGCTGAGAAGCTGCTCGCCGACGGTCACGCCTACCGTGATTTTGCCAAGCCCGATGAGTTGCAGGCACTGCGCGAAGAAGCTCAAAAAGCCGGCGAGGCATTTGTCTACGATCGCCGCTGGATGGCGGAAGACGAAGCGGCCGCGGCCAAGTTCGAAGCCGAAGGTCGCCAAGGCGTCCTGCGTCTGAAGATGCCCCGCGAAGGACAATGCGTGATCCAAGATTTGATCCGCGGCGAAGTCGTCGTGGAATGGGCGTCGGAACAAGACCATGTGATCGCGCGTGCTGACGGCAGCCCGCTGTATCACCTGGCCAGCGTCGTCGATGATCACGAACTGAAGATCACGCACGTCGTTCGGGCCGCGGAACACCTGCCCAACACGGCTCGCCAAGTCTTCATCGCTCAATCCCTCGGGTATGACCTGCCGATCTACGCTCACCTGCCCTATGTGGCTGAGCCCGGTGGATCTGCCAAGTTGAGCAAGCGAAAACTCGACAAGTACAAGAAGAACCGCGACTTCGCAGTGTTGCTGGCTCACGGCGAAAAGATTGCCGAGCGTTGCAACATGCAAATCGACGCGGACACGTTCAATCCCGTGCTGGTCGATTTCTATCGTGAAATCGGATTCTTGCCCGATGCGTTGCTCAACTACCTGTTGTTGCTGGGTTGGTCGCTGGACGGCGAAACCGAAAAGTTCACGGTCGCGGAAATGATCGAGAAGTTCACTCTGGACCGAGTCAACAAGGCTCCTGCTTCATTCGACCCTGCCAAATTGCAATCGTTCGAAGGCGATGCGTTCGCGGCATTGTCCGACGAGAAACGAGCCGAGTTGGTTCGCCCGTTTGCGGTCGCCGCTGGCTTTGTTGCCGAAGGTGATTCCGATGAAACGTTGAACGAGGTTCTGGCTGCTGCCGGTGATCGTTTGAAGATGGCCGGCGACATCATCGATTTCGACTACTGCTTCGTGGACGACTATGCCATCGACGAAAAGGCGTACGAGAAACGTTTGGTCAAGGCCGATGGCGCGAAGGAGTTGCTTGCGAAGCTGAACGAGACTTTGAAAGCAGCGACCGAGTTTGACGCGGCCAGCGTGGAAACCACGGTGAAGTCATTCTGCGAATCGGAAGGCATCAAGATCGGCCAAATCATTCACGCCTTGCGAGTCGCGACGACGGGAGCGGCCAGCGGATTCGGCATGTTTGAAACGCTGGCGGTTCTGGGCCAAGCCAAGGTGACAGCACGAATCGAAAAAACGATCGCTGGTCTGCCAGCGTAGAGCCGTTGCCCGCAACGGTTCGCGTGATCAGGTCTCAGCCGGAGCAATGCACGGTCATTGCTCACCCGAATTGGCGGCGGAAGTACCCCATGCTCATCCCGTAGATGGCAGCTCCGAACAGAGCAATGGCGAGGATCGAATCCCACAATAACCCAATGCCGGACCCTTTGAGCATGATGCCGAGGCTGGCGTCGATGTAGTGATGCAGCGGCGCGATGGCGCTGACAGCGCGAAGCACCGGCGGCATGTTCTCGGGCGGCGTCCATGCTCCTGAGAGGAAGACCATGGGGATGAAGATCAAGGCGGTCAGCATGCCGACTTGGGCCAAGTTCCTGGCGATGGTCGCCAGCAGCATTCCGATCCCAGCGGTCGTGAAAACATAAATCGCGGTCACTGCCATGAACAGCGTCAGGCTGCCGCGAAAAGGGACGCCAAAGAAGGGTTGCAAGATCAGATGAATCGTGATCATGGTGCCCACCAGGATCACACTGGTCATGGCGAGCACCTTGGGAAACATCATTTGAAACGTCGACAGCGGTGAAACCAAGAGTTGTTCAACGGTGCCGCGTTCTTTCTCACGGGCCATCGCAGAGGCCGGCAGCAGGATCGCAAACATCGTGATGACATTGAGCATCTCCACGACGGACATGAACCACGCGTCGTCCTGATTGGCGTTGTACCAAACACGATGTTCTTCGTGGATGATCGGCGCAGCTTGTTCGTTCAGGCCGATGCCTTCTCGCTGCATCGCGGCCTCCAGTCCATATTGCCCGACAATCTGCTCACCATAGCTGGTCGCCAAAAATCCCAGGACGGGGTTCGAAGTGTCGATCTGCAATTGCACGCTGGTGGTTTCGCCGGCCAAGAGGGATTCCTGAAACTGCGGCGGGATATCGAGCACCATCATCGCTTCCCCGCGGTCGAGCAAATCAATGCTCTCGCCGTGATTGAGAACTTCGCCATCGATGCTGAATTGAGGCGGGCGAAAGCGATGGATCAGTTCTCGCGACGCGAAGCTGTGATCGGAATCGTGGATCTGCAAGGCTCCATTCTGCAATTGCATGCTGACTCCTGATCCGGCCAGGAAGACTTCCAGCGTGAAGGCGTACAGCATGAACACAATCAAAATTCGATCGCGGTAGAGCTGC
This region of Rhodopirellula islandica genomic DNA includes:
- the gltX gene encoding glutamate--tRNA ligase, producing MIRTRFAPSPTGYLHIGGVRTALFNWLLAKQAGGQFILRIDDTDAGRNVEAALKPILDGFRWLGMDWDEGPDVGGPHGPYFQSQRGDLYRAAAEKLLADGHAYRDFAKPDELQALREEAQKAGEAFVYDRRWMAEDEAAAAKFEAEGRQGVLRLKMPREGQCVIQDLIRGEVVVEWASEQDHVIARADGSPLYHLASVVDDHELKITHVVRAAEHLPNTARQVFIAQSLGYDLPIYAHLPYVAEPGGSAKLSKRKLDKYKKNRDFAVLLAHGEKIAERCNMQIDADTFNPVLVDFYREIGFLPDALLNYLLLLGWSLDGETEKFTVAEMIEKFTLDRVNKAPASFDPAKLQSFEGDAFAALSDEKRAELVRPFAVAAGFVAEGDSDETLNEVLAAAGDRLKMAGDIIDFDYCFVDDYAIDEKAYEKRLVKADGAKELLAKLNETLKAATEFDAASVETTVKSFCESEGIKIGQIIHALRVATTGAASGFGMFETLAVLGQAKVTARIEKTIAGLPA
- a CDS encoding ABC transporter permease, with translation MSPETRTAGERRPQHAADEPEARPRRGRAFVVWWNRMRVMTIKEYLQLYRDRILIVFMLYAFTLEVFLAGSGVSMQLQNGALQIHDSDHSFASRELIHRFRPPQFSIDGEVLNHGESIDLLDRGEAMMVLDIPPQFQESLLAGETTSVQLQIDTSNPVLGFLATSYGEQIVGQYGLEAAMQREGIGLNEQAAPIIHEEHRVWYNANQDDAWFMSVVEMLNVITMFAILLPASAMAREKERGTVEQLLVSPLSTFQMMFPKVLAMTSVILVGTMITIHLILQPFFGVPFRGSLTLFMAVTAIYVFTTAGIGMLLATIARNLAQVGMLTALIFIPMVFLSGAWTPPENMPPVLRAVSAIAPLHHYIDASLGIMLKGSGIGLLWDSILAIALFGAAIYGMSMGYFRRQFG